The Streptomyces sp. NBC_01244 genome contains a region encoding:
- a CDS encoding RICIN domain-containing protein yields the protein MRVTTTLLLSGALALASLTPATGALAATSGPAGQARTYDAVQSFQNQATGLCLDDTNNGFRAWSCNGSNPQRWSVHVWGDGTRQLMNINTGRCIENTNSGFHTAACNSSPEQSWWIKVWDDGTVRFQNQHTSRCIDDSSQGLRTWTCNSLPYQSWS from the coding sequence ATGCGCGTCACGACAACGCTTCTGCTCAGCGGGGCCCTCGCCCTCGCCTCCCTCACCCCGGCGACCGGCGCCCTGGCCGCCACCTCCGGCCCGGCCGGCCAGGCGAGGACGTACGACGCCGTCCAGTCCTTCCAGAACCAGGCCACGGGCCTGTGCCTGGACGATACCAACAACGGCTTCCGCGCCTGGAGCTGCAACGGCTCGAATCCGCAGCGGTGGAGCGTGCACGTCTGGGGTGACGGGACGCGCCAGTTGATGAACATCAACACCGGCCGCTGCATCGAGAACACCAACAGCGGCTTCCACACCGCGGCCTGCAACTCCAGCCCGGAGCAGAGCTGGTGGATCAAGGTCTGGGACGACGGCACCGTCCGCTTCCAGAACCAGCACACCTCGCGCTGCATCGACGACAGCTCCCAGGGCCTCCGTACCTGGACGTGCAACAGCCTTCCGTACCAGAGCTGGTCCTGA